One Brachybacterium kimchii genomic window carries:
- a CDS encoding C-terminal binding protein: protein MPASASSTAAASAPRIAIVDCDHEAFAEEQRAADAAGIELVKAQATTEDEVIAAAQGAGAIIVQYAPITARVLDALPGLKAVGRYGVGVDTVDLEAATARGVPVCNVPDYSIEDVSDHAIALAMTLVRGTAQLDRQVRTGRYGLEAIKPLHRVCEQTFGVVGLGRIGRATATKARALGFTVVGSDPMLEVGSTSDDGTPVLAFEDLLGRSDVLSLHVPLTDATHHLIGADALARMKNGAMLVNTCRGGVVDTEALLAALPTGRPRSAALDVFETEPIPAGSPLLEEENLVLTPHASWYSEESEAELKSRIAAAMVAALRGERPPHVVNPDALAG, encoded by the coding sequence GTGCCCGCATCCGCATCTTCGACCGCTGCCGCATCCGCACCCCGCATCGCCATCGTCGACTGCGACCACGAGGCCTTCGCCGAGGAGCAGCGGGCGGCCGACGCCGCCGGCATCGAACTCGTGAAGGCGCAGGCCACCACCGAGGACGAGGTCATCGCCGCCGCTCAGGGTGCCGGCGCGATCATCGTGCAGTACGCCCCCATCACCGCTCGGGTGCTCGACGCGCTGCCCGGCCTGAAGGCCGTCGGACGCTACGGCGTGGGTGTGGACACCGTGGACCTCGAGGCGGCGACCGCCCGCGGCGTGCCCGTGTGCAACGTCCCCGACTACTCAATCGAGGACGTCTCCGACCACGCGATCGCGCTGGCCATGACCCTGGTGCGCGGCACCGCGCAGCTCGACCGGCAGGTGCGCACGGGCCGCTACGGGCTCGAGGCGATCAAGCCCCTGCACCGCGTGTGCGAGCAGACCTTCGGCGTCGTGGGCCTGGGCCGCATCGGCCGGGCGACCGCGACCAAGGCGCGGGCCCTCGGCTTCACCGTCGTCGGCTCGGATCCGATGCTCGAGGTCGGAAGCACCTCGGACGACGGCACGCCCGTTCTCGCCTTCGAGGATCTCCTCGGTCGCAGCGACGTCCTCTCCCTCCACGTCCCGCTGACCGACGCGACCCACCACCTGATCGGTGCCGACGCCCTCGCGCGCATGAAGAACGGCGCGATGCTCGTCAACACCTGCCGCGGCGGCGTCGTGGACACCGAGGCGCTGCTCGCGGCGCTGCCCACGGGCCGGCCGCGCTCCGCGGCGCTCGACGTGTTCGAGACCGAGCCGATCCCCGCAGGGTCACCGCTGCTGGAGGAGGAGAACCTGGTGCTCACGCCGCACGCCTCCTGGTACAGCGAGGAGTCGGAGGCGGAGCTCAAGTCCCGCATCGCCGCGGCCATGGTCGCGGCCCTCCGCGGCGAGCGCCCGCCCCACGTGGTGAACCCGGACGCCCTCGCGGGCTGA
- a CDS encoding ribose-5-phosphate isomerase translates to MALRIVVGGDNAGYGYKEELKALLEADERVASVTDVGVTGREDSTYYPNVAVDAAEKVAAGEADRALLICGTGLGVAIAANKVKGIRAVTAHDLYSVQRSILSNNAQVLCMGERVIGLESAKALVDVWLDLEFDPNSSSAAKVDAICAYDGSLEEN, encoded by the coding sequence ATGGCACTGAGGATCGTCGTCGGCGGAGACAACGCCGGATACGGGTACAAGGAGGAGCTCAAGGCTCTTCTCGAGGCCGACGAGCGGGTCGCGTCCGTGACCGACGTCGGCGTCACTGGCCGTGAGGACAGCACCTACTACCCCAACGTCGCGGTCGACGCGGCGGAGAAGGTCGCGGCCGGCGAGGCCGACCGCGCGCTGCTGATCTGCGGGACCGGCCTGGGCGTCGCGATCGCGGCGAACAAGGTCAAGGGCATCCGCGCGGTGACAGCGCACGACCTCTACTCGGTGCAGCGCTCGATCCTGTCGAACAACGCGCAGGTGCTGTGCATGGGCGAGCGCGTGATCGGCCTCGAGTCCGCCAAGGCTCTGGTCGACGTGTGGCTGGACCTCGAGTTCGACCCGAACTCGTCGTCCGCCGCGAAGGTCGACGCGATCTGCGCCTACGACGGGTCCCTCGAGGAGAACTGA
- the pdxA gene encoding 4-hydroxythreonine-4-phosphate dehydrogenase PdxA gives MTAPDTTAPRKPTMAITLGDPAGIGPEIVLKTMQSPEIYEICDPFVIGHRDSLELAAKIQGVDAQFHMISDPSEARFELGTIDLLQTDVENDAEIEFGKVQKTAALRAYSYLEKSIELGLAGRIDAVSTAPINKAALQEAEVPHIGHTEIYQALTDSKYALTMFNCHKLRVFFLTRHVSLRQACDQITRERVLQYLQDIDGELRALGMENPSIGVAALNPHVGEGGMFGTEEIEHIGPGVEDAKARGINAVGPQSADAIFAFNLDGHHDAILSMYHDQGHIACKTYDFQNAVTITLGLPFMRSSVDHGTAFDIAGKGIAQGESMIEATRVAAVYAQMQLDHRQKQGAAA, from the coding sequence ATGACTGCCCCCGACACCACTGCGCCCCGCAAGCCCACGATGGCGATCACGCTCGGCGACCCCGCCGGCATCGGCCCCGAGATCGTCCTGAAGACCATGCAGTCCCCCGAGATCTACGAGATCTGCGACCCGTTCGTCATCGGCCACCGCGACAGCCTCGAGCTGGCCGCGAAGATCCAGGGCGTCGACGCGCAGTTCCACATGATCTCCGACCCCTCGGAGGCCCGCTTCGAGCTGGGCACGATCGACCTGCTGCAGACCGACGTCGAGAACGACGCCGAGATCGAGTTCGGGAAGGTCCAGAAGACCGCCGCCCTGCGCGCCTACTCCTACCTCGAGAAGTCCATCGAGCTGGGCCTGGCCGGAAGGATCGACGCGGTCTCCACCGCGCCGATCAACAAGGCCGCCCTGCAGGAGGCCGAGGTCCCGCACATCGGCCACACCGAGATCTACCAGGCGCTCACGGACTCGAAGTACGCGCTGACCATGTTCAACTGCCATAAGCTTCGCGTGTTCTTCCTGACCCGCCACGTCTCCCTGCGCCAGGCCTGCGACCAGATCACGCGCGAGCGCGTGCTGCAGTACCTCCAGGACATCGACGGCGAGCTGCGCGCCCTGGGCATGGAGAACCCCTCGATCGGCGTCGCCGCGCTGAACCCCCACGTGGGCGAGGGCGGCATGTTCGGCACCGAGGAGATCGAGCACATCGGCCCCGGCGTCGAGGACGCGAAGGCCCGGGGCATCAACGCCGTGGGCCCGCAGTCCGCCGATGCGATCTTCGCCTTCAACCTCGACGGCCACCACGACGCGATCCTGTCGATGTACCACGACCAGGGCCACATCGCCTGCAAGACCTACGACTTCCAGAACGCCGTGACCATCACCCTGGGCCTGCCGTTCATGCGCAGCTCCGTGGACCACGGCACCGCCTTCGACATCGCCGGCAAGGGCATCGCCCAGGGCGAGTCGATGATCGAGGCGACCCGCGTCGCCGCCGTCTACGCCCAGATGCAGCTCGACCACCGCCAGAAGCAGGGCGCCGCGGCCTGA
- a CDS encoding four-carbon acid sugar kinase family protein produces MSRLGIVADDLTGGTTVGALIAREGSRPTVLFRHHGIAEAVTGDEDTIIVSTDSRAMEPEVAFGRVRHAAEQLLALGAEQLSKRIDTTLRGGVGPEVEGMMSALEDAGEDPTAIIVPAMPQSRRIVVGGYSLIDSVPLAETDVARDVRTPVTESHLPTLLSRQFSREVAHVGLADVLAGQAALRARFARLHESGVRAIVLDAATIEHVDEIARAVVAVGGCVVAVDPGPFSVRLAAHRGLLAGAESVERPLRTAPSAEAEHGTIAVVAGSASARTHEQMTRLAAEPGTQVLTADVLRLIGDEASFEVEAARVRGKLRGLLDGPETVRVALLALDTVISGGRTAKADLEAASGLTGHRISTLLTHRFGRLARLVLDEIGREHLAGAYLTGGDVMVATCQALEADGLAMVDYVIPQVDQAGIVGGPYAHLPVVCKGGLTGTEVTALQSVNRLFDERTLSS; encoded by the coding sequence GTGAGCCGTCTCGGGATCGTCGCAGACGACCTCACGGGCGGGACCACCGTGGGCGCGCTGATCGCCCGCGAGGGGTCCCGCCCCACGGTGCTGTTCCGCCACCACGGGATCGCCGAGGCCGTGACCGGCGACGAGGACACGATCATCGTCTCCACGGACTCCCGCGCGATGGAGCCCGAGGTCGCCTTCGGCCGGGTCCGGCATGCGGCCGAGCAGCTCCTCGCCCTCGGCGCCGAGCAGCTGTCCAAGCGCATCGACACGACCCTGCGCGGCGGCGTCGGACCCGAGGTCGAGGGCATGATGTCGGCCCTCGAGGACGCGGGCGAGGACCCGACCGCGATCATCGTCCCGGCGATGCCGCAGTCCCGCCGGATCGTCGTCGGCGGCTACTCGCTCATCGATTCCGTGCCGCTGGCCGAGACCGACGTCGCGCGCGACGTCCGCACCCCGGTCACCGAGTCCCATCTGCCCACGCTGCTGTCCCGCCAGTTCTCCCGCGAGGTCGCGCACGTGGGCCTCGCCGACGTCCTCGCCGGGCAGGCCGCCCTGCGCGCCCGGTTCGCGCGCCTGCACGAGAGCGGCGTGCGCGCGATCGTGCTGGATGCGGCCACGATCGAGCACGTCGACGAGATCGCCCGCGCGGTCGTCGCCGTCGGCGGCTGCGTGGTGGCCGTCGACCCCGGGCCCTTCAGCGTGCGCCTGGCCGCCCACCGCGGCCTGCTCGCCGGCGCCGAGAGCGTCGAGCGTCCGCTGCGCACCGCACCGTCGGCCGAGGCGGAGCACGGCACCATCGCGGTGGTCGCCGGCAGCGCATCGGCCCGCACGCACGAGCAGATGACCAGGCTCGCGGCCGAGCCCGGCACGCAGGTGCTCACGGCCGACGTGCTGCGCCTGATCGGCGACGAGGCCTCCTTCGAGGTCGAGGCGGCGCGCGTGCGCGGGAAGCTGCGAGGCCTGCTGGACGGGCCCGAAACCGTGCGCGTCGCCCTGCTCGCCCTGGACACCGTGATCAGCGGCGGCCGCACCGCGAAGGCCGACCTCGAGGCCGCCAGCGGACTCACCGGGCATCGCATCTCCACCCTGCTCACGCACCGCTTCGGGCGGCTGGCCCGCCTGGTGCTCGACGAGATCGGGCGCGAGCACCTCGCCGGCGCCTATCTCACGGGCGGCGACGTCATGGTCGCCACCTGCCAGGCCCTCGAGGCCGACGGCCTCGCCATGGTCGACTACGTGATCCCCCAGGTCGATCAGGCCGGGATCGTGGGCGGCCCGTACGCACATCTTCCGGTGGTCTGCAAGGGCGGACTCACCGGCACCGAGGTCACCGCCCTCCAGTCGGTGAACCGCCTGTTCGACGAAAGGACCCTCTCCTCATGA
- a CDS encoding MFS transporter, with translation MSAPRSRLGKPTQYRWLVLGAIFLTYVVAMADRSNVGTVLPYMQQEFHVSNTALGAISSFFFLGYAISQIPAGILIGRMGTRTIVSIAVLLFSVITFLMGFTTTAVMLIVLRLLLGVLEGPTPVGMTSTINRWFPTKEKGLATGVYIASTQVAPLVVPVIAVFIAEAAGWRAVFHWFAIPGAIMAIVFFLVVRSRPSDAKFVNQAEADYISDVAGAVPVVAREFGDMGIIDRIIRLKDSAPLGDARSVLKSWNVWGITLAYFFMNNVLYGMITWVPTYLRDARGFDAVGMGFVASTPFIGGIIGAVAGGAVSDRLFRGRRKPTALITALMTAIMMALVIVIPQNTPLLVTALILTGFFLNIGWSSFTSYAMNLTTGRTYPFTIAVINSGGNLGGFFAPIIVGALLDATGSYSIAFSYFVGVLVVGFVLLLSITEIRPRKEQGAITATDGPSSFASDDPHEVIA, from the coding sequence ATGTCCGCACCGCGCAGCCGCCTCGGCAAACCCACCCAGTACCGCTGGCTCGTCCTCGGCGCGATCTTCCTGACGTACGTGGTCGCGATGGCGGACCGCTCGAACGTCGGCACCGTGCTGCCGTACATGCAGCAGGAGTTCCACGTCTCGAACACCGCGCTGGGCGCGATCTCGAGCTTCTTCTTCCTGGGCTACGCGATCTCCCAGATCCCCGCCGGCATCCTCATCGGCCGCATGGGCACCCGCACGATCGTCTCGATCGCGGTGCTGCTGTTCTCGGTGATCACCTTCCTCATGGGCTTCACGACCACCGCGGTCATGCTCATCGTGCTGCGCCTGCTGCTGGGCGTGCTCGAGGGGCCCACGCCGGTGGGCATGACCTCCACGATCAACCGCTGGTTCCCGACCAAGGAGAAGGGCCTGGCGACCGGCGTCTACATCGCCTCCACGCAGGTCGCGCCGCTGGTCGTCCCCGTGATCGCAGTGTTCATCGCGGAGGCCGCCGGCTGGCGTGCCGTCTTCCACTGGTTCGCGATCCCCGGCGCGATCATGGCGATCGTCTTCTTCCTCGTAGTCCGCTCCCGGCCGAGCGACGCGAAGTTCGTGAACCAGGCCGAGGCCGACTACATCAGCGACGTCGCCGGCGCCGTCCCGGTCGTCGCCCGCGAGTTCGGCGACATGGGGATCATCGACCGCATCATCCGCCTCAAGGACTCCGCTCCCCTGGGCGACGCCCGCTCCGTGCTGAAGTCCTGGAACGTCTGGGGCATCACGCTCGCCTACTTCTTCATGAACAACGTCCTCTACGGCATGATCACGTGGGTGCCCACCTACCTGCGCGATGCGCGCGGCTTCGACGCCGTGGGCATGGGCTTCGTCGCCTCGACCCCGTTCATCGGCGGCATCATCGGTGCGGTCGCGGGCGGCGCCGTCTCCGACCGCCTGTTCCGCGGCCGCCGCAAGCCCACCGCCCTCATCACGGCGCTCATGACCGCGATCATGATGGCGCTCGTCATCGTCATCCCGCAGAACACGCCGCTGCTGGTCACGGCCCTGATCCTCACCGGGTTCTTCCTCAACATCGGCTGGTCCTCGTTCACCTCGTACGCGATGAACCTGACCACCGGGCGCACCTACCCGTTCACGATCGCCGTCATCAACTCGGGAGGCAACCTGGGAGGCTTCTTCGCCCCGATCATCGTGGGCGCCCTCCTCGACGCGACCGGCAGCTACTCGATCGCCTTCAGCTACTTCGTGGGCGTGCTCGTGGTCGGCTTCGTGCTGCTGCTGAGCATCACCGAGATCCGCCCCCGCAAGGAGCAGGGCGCGATCACCGCGACCGACGGACCCTCGTCCTTCGCCTCCGACGACCCCCACGAGGTGATCGCGTGA